Proteins encoded by one window of Chanos chanos chromosome 7, fChaCha1.1, whole genome shotgun sequence:
- the LOC115816496 gene encoding receptor-interacting serine/threonine-protein kinase 3-like, whose protein sequence is MELSSYPQPALIHNDRLTSWEDIDSGGFGQIFKAKHVEWGLDVAIKLLHSDNESSKSILREAEMMKQGGHPHVLRILGIYEGQPPKRWSSSQLGLVMEFMERGSLKSLLNKLEGPPPWPLVFRLAHQIALGMNYLHCLSPPLLHLDLKPSNVLLDDSLSAKLTDFGLAKVVRSVSKAMGDDGWEEGGTLEYMPPEAFTESLGSYKPSCASDVYSYGILLWSICTGKEPYSNVLSSMVRFHIPRGDRPSLTDRSLDCSKVVGLQGLKDLMGKCWHQDPKARPSFRGCLEVTEVAYEQNKPGVSDAVHMVHKILDSKRGSSGMEQNFEKLHISPPQPQNGGIYINMSSVTGLQIGNDNYMSITGRQRHPTAPPSVNASNKQPETLKRTFNA, encoded by the exons ATGGAGTTGTCCAGCTATCCTCAGCCTGCTTTGATTCACAATGACAGACTGACATCATGGGAGGACATCGACTCGGGAGGTTTCGGGCAGATCTTCAAAGCCAAACATGTTGAATGGGGGTTGGATGTCGCCATCAAGCTGCTGCACAGTGACAATGA ATCCTCCAAATCTATCCTGAGGGAGGCTGAAATGATGAAACAGGGAGGACACCCTCACGTGCTGAGGATCCTTGGAATTTATGAGGGTCAGCCACCGAAGAGATGGTCTTCCTCTCAGCTGGGGTTGGTGATGGAGTTTATGGAGAGAGGTTCTCTGAAATCTCTTCTGAACAAACTTGAAGGACCTCCGCCATGGCCCCTGGTGTTCCGTCTAGCCCACCAAATCGCCCTGGGCATGAATTacctccactgtctctctcctccccttctccACCTGGACCTGAAGCCCAGCAACGTGCTGCTGGATGACAGCCTCAGTGCCAAG CTCACCGACTTTGGTCTTGCCAAAGTAGTCCGCAGTGTTTCCAAGGCCATGGGAGATGATGGTTGGGAGGAAGGTGGGACACTTGAGTACATGCCCCCTGAAGCATTCACTGAGTCTTTAGGCTCCTACAAGCCCAGCTGTGCCTCTGACGTCTACAG CTATGGCATTCTGTTATGGTCGATCTGCACTGGAAAGGAGCCCTACTCAA ATGTTCTGTCATCTATGGTGAGGTTCCATATTCCAAGGGGTGATCGGCcctctctgactgacaggagCTTGGACTGCAGTAAGGTTGTAGGACTTCAGGGTCTGAAGGACCTCATGGGGAAGTGCTGGCATCAAGACCCTAAAGCAAGGCCATCTTTCCGAG GCTGCCTTGAGGTGACTGAGGTGGCGTATGAACAGAACAAACCTGGAGTGAGCGACGCTGTCCACATGGTCCATAAAATACTG GATTCAAAGAGAGGCAGCAGTGGAATGGAGCAAAACTTTGAAAAACTCCACATATCCCCCCCTCAGCCTCAAAATG GTGGCATCTACATTAACATGTCTTCTGTGACTGGACTCCAGATTGGGAACGATAACTACATGAGTATCACTGGCCGACAGAGGCACCCTACAGCACCCCCTAGTGTTAATGcctcaaacaaacaaccagAAACACTGAAGAGAACCTTTAATGCTTAa
- the LOC115816497 gene encoding cerebellin-1: MFDSVQKMTCPGWAYWFPLVYGALVLLLEPLGAQGQTQNDTEPIVLEGKCLVVCDSTPSSEPAGNALGMSVRSGTGRVAFSAIRNTNHEPSEMSNRTMTIYFDQVLVNVGSHFDPARSIFLAPRKGVYSFSFHVVKVYNRQTIQVSLVLNGWPVISAFAGDQDVTREAATNAGLVTMERGDKAYLKLERGNLMGGWKYSTFSGFLVFPL, translated from the exons ATGTTCGACTCGGTCCAGAAAATGACCTGCCCTGGATGGGCCTACTGGTTCCCTCTGGTCTACGGGGCTTTGGTTCTGCTGCTGGAGCCACTGGGGGCCCAGGGACAGACTCAGAATGACACCGAGCCTATTGTTTTGGAGGGGAAGTGTTTAGTCGTCTGTGATTCCACACCCTCTTCAGAACCGGCAGGGAACGCTTTGGGAATGTCTGTGCGTTCTGGGACAGGCCGCGTGGCTTTTTCCGCAATTCGGAACACCAATCATGAACCGTCTGAAATGAGCAATCGAACCATGACCATCTACTTCGACCAG GTTCTGGTAAATGTTGGGAGTCACTTTGATCCAGCTCGAAGTATCTTTTTAGCTCCAAGAAAAGGGGTATACAGCTTCAGTTTCCACGTGGTCAAAGtctacaacagacagacaatacag gtcaGTCTGGTGTTGAATGGCTGGCCAGTGATCTCAGCGTTTGCCGGCGACCAGGACGTGACCCGTGAGGCAGCCACAAACGCAGGGCTGGTTACCATGGAGAGGGGGGACAAGGCTTACCTGAAATTAGAACGAGGGAACCTCATGGGAGGATGGAAATACTCTACATTCTCAGGCTTTCTAGTCTTTCcattatag
- the LOC115816498 gene encoding E3 ubiquitin-protein ligase TRIM39-like, producing MASLLSEEQFQCCICLDVFNQPVSIPCGHNFCLPCIRRFWETQKRCECPLCKESFPRQPDLRINRGLADITEHFKRSLKVKVRQGQGDGEGAAVRASTTRGSSPGRQGRQCGLHQRPLELFCRNDRKVICSRCAQTEHRGHNTVPADRESARMRAELSDTKAEVERMIQERQQKLESTEHSLQLSKLSKERETENGQQIFMALLRSVERLQAELVEEMEEKQREVERRAGHLTQELRQEINELVKRRTELECLSNSEDQYQLFQSFSSLTTLPHMKNWSEISVPSEHRPASIRRAVSKLQEILNSQEKTLCEEELRHAQQHSVDVTLDPVTASPWVILSADLKQVSLSYQPLSRPLPDDPRRFDSCVCVLGREAFSSGRRYWVVQVGDKTDWDLGVARESINRKGGITVRPDQGFWAVCRRKGASLNACAGPSVTLSLPHTPRKVGVFLDYEGGLVSFYDVENKSHIYTFSGCSFNETVYPYFNPCLHDNGKNTAPLIICATGNQAVTPTDPQPQGPVGQSGPMRGRPSYHRPLTHQTQF from the exons ATGGCCAGTCTTCTGTCAGAGGAGCAGTTTCAGTGTTGCATCTGCCTGGACGTGTTTAACCAGCCTGTGTCCATCCCCTGCGGACACAACTTCTGCCTGCCATGCATTCGTCGCTTCTGGGAGACCCAGAAACGCTGCGAGTGTCCGCTTTGCAAAGAGAGTTTCCCACGACAGCCGGACCTGCGGATCAACCGTGGCCTGGCTGACATCACGGAGCACTTTAAGAGGTCGTTGAAGGTCAAGGTCAGGCAAGGTCAGGGGGACGGGGAAGGCGCAGCCGTCAGAGCCTCGACGACGCGTGGGTCGTCGCCTGGGCGACAGGGTCGGCAGTGCGGGCTCCACCAGAGGCCACTGGAGCTGTTCTGCAGGAACGACAGAAAAGTGATTTGCTCACGCTGTGcacagactgaacacagaggaCACAACACAGtgcctgcagacagagagagcgccAGGatgagg GCTGAGTTGAGTGATACGAAAGCTGAGGTTGAGAGGATGATCCAGGAGAGACAGCAGAAGCTGGAGAGCACTGAGCACTCACTGCAGCTCAGCAAA ctcagcaaagagagagaaactgagaacGGTCAGCAGATTTTCATGGCTCTGCTGCGCTCTGTCGAGAGGCTTCAGGCAGAGCTGGTGgaggaaatggaggagaaacaaagggaggtggagaggagagctgGTCACCTCACTCAGGAGCTACGGCAAGAAATCAATGAGCTCGTCAAGAGACGCACTGAACTAGAGTGCCTTTCAAACAGCGAGGACCAATACCAACTCTTCCAG AGTTTTTCATCTCTGACCACACTTCCACACATGAAaaactggtctgagatcagtgttcCCTCAGAGCACAGACCAGCATCCATAAGGAGAGCTGTGTCTAAGCTACAGGAGATTTTAAACAGCCAAGAGAAGACTTTGTGTGAAGAAG AGCTGAGACATGCTCAACAACATTCAG TCGACGTGACCCTTGACCCAGTCACTGCCTCGCCCTGGGTGATCCTGTCTGCTGATCTCAAGCAGGTGAGTCTGAGTTACCAGCCGCTCAGCCGCCCGCTCCCCGACGACCCGCGCAGGTTCGACTCCTGTGTCTGCGTTTTGGGACGAGAGGCCTTCTCTTCGGGGAGGCGCTACTGGGTCGTACAGGTTGGCGACAAGACGGACTGGGACCTGGGCGTGGCCAGAGAGTCCATCAACCGGAAGGGCGGCATCACAGTCCGTCCCGACCAGGGGTTCTGGGCGGTGTGTCGACGGAAAGGGGCCAGCCTCAACGCATGTGCTGGACCCTCTGTGACCCTCTCCCTCCCGCACACACccagaaaggtgggggtgttcCTGGACTACGAGGGGGGCCTGGTGTCCTTCTATGACGTGGAGAACAAATCTCACATCTACACGTTCAGCGGCTGCTCCTTCAACGAGACGGTCTACCCTTACTTTAACCcctgtctccatgacaacggGAAGAATACCGCCCCTCTGATCATCTGTGCGACGGGTAACCAGGCGGTCACGCCCACCGACCCGCAGCCACAGGGCCCAGTTGGCCAGTCGGGGCCCATGAGGGGCCGTCCCTCATACCATCGACCTCTCACGCATCAGACACAGTTCTAG
- the LOC115816730 gene encoding E3 ubiquitin-protein ligase TRIM39-like — MATNHLSEEQLVCSVCLNVFTDPVTIPCGHNFCLVCLKGLWDQSDQYKCKACDKAFVSKPEISVNKAFKEISERFKAVQNCAGKQLAKPGEIACDVCTGEIKFKALKSCLVCLTSYCEVHLEPHQRVTNLKKHKLIDPVDHLEDRMCKKHQRLLEFFCVWDQMCVCQFCTETDHLEHETVTLKEECDQKKTQLTQVKANVQQMVQERLEKTQEIKRSVELSKANSQREIEDGAQILRALVSSIEEREAELVREIEEKQKAVERKAEGLIKDLGEEITELRTREADVEQISHTEDYVFLLQRFPVLSSCPQTEDWSEVSIYPDQCVGSVRRAVSKVEDAVRTEMVRLTENELERVQQYTVDVVLDPDTAHPNILLSEDSKQAGRADTQRQVPDNPERFDPVLCVLGKKGFSSGRFYYEVQVKDKTFWDSGVVRESVNRKGQITSTPDNGYWTMRLRNGEEYRALGSPSVRLCLQKKPEKVGVFVDYEAGLVSFYDVEDRFHIYSFVGNTFTEKLYPFFSPGVADSGKNMSPLILTPVRQTK, encoded by the exons ATGGCCACTAATCACTTGTCAG AAGAGCAgctggtgtgttcagtgtgtctcaACGTCTTCACCGACCCCGTCACCATTCCGTGTGGACACAACTTCTGCTTGGTCTGTCTCAAAGGATTGTGGGATCAAAGTGACCAGTACAAGTGCAAGGCCTGTGACAAGGCCTTCGTCAGCAAACCCgagatcagtgtaaacaaaGCCTTCAAAGAAATCTCCGAACGATTCAAAGCCGTTCAGAACTGCGCGGGGAAACAGTTGGCCAAACCTGGGGAGATTGCCTGCGATGTATGCACTGGAGAGATCAAGTTCAAGGCTCTCAAGTCTTGCCTGGTTTGTCTGACATCTTACTGCGAGGTCCACCTGGAGCCCCATCAGAGGGTGACCAACTTGAAGAAGCATAAGCTGATTGATCCTGTGGATCACTTGGAAGACAGAATGTGCAAAAAACACCAGAGACTCCTGGAGTTTTTCTGCGTTTGggatcaaatgtgtgtgtgccagttCTGCACCGAGACCGACCACCTGGAACACGAGACAGTAACCCTAAAAGAGGAGTGCGACCAGAAGAAG ACTCAGCTGACACAGGTTAAGGCCAACGTGCAGCAGATGGTTCAGGAGAGACTGGAGAAGACGCAGGAGATCAAACGCTCTGTGGAGCTAAGCAAA gcaaactcacagagagagattgaggaCGGTGCACAGATCCTCAGGGCCCTGGTCAGCTCTATTGAAGAACGAGAGGCTGAGCTGGTCAGAGAGATCGAGGAGAAACAGaaggcagtggagaggaaagCTGAAGGTCTCATTAAAGATCTGGGAGAGGAGATAACAGAGCTGAGGACGAGAGAGGCTGATGTGGAGCAGATTTCACACACTGAGGACTATGTGTTTCTTCTTCAG cGTTTTCCAGTTCTTAGTTCCTGTCCTCAAACTGAGGACTGGTCTGAAGTCAGTATTTACCCAGATCAGTGTGTGGGATCTGTGAGGAGAGCAGTGTCTAAAGTGGAGGACGCTGTAAGGACTGAGATggtgagactgacagagaacg agttagagagagttcAACAATATACAG TGGACGTGGTCCTTGATCCGGACACGGCTCATCCAAACATCCTGCTGTCCGAGGACAGCAAACAGGCGGGTCGAGCCGACACCCAGCGGCAGGTCCCTGATAACCCGGAGCGTTTTGATCCGGTTCTGTGTGTCCTGGGTAAGAAAGGTTTCTCGAGCGGAAGGTTTTACTACGAGGTTCAGGTAAAGGACAAAACCTTCTGGGATTCGGGAGTGGTCCGAGAATCCGTCAACAGGAAGGGACAGATCACGTCCACACCGGATAACGGGTACTGGACCATGAGACTCAGAAACGGAGAAGAGTACCGAGCCCTGGGGTCTCCATCTGTCCGCCTGTGTCTTCAGAAGAAGCCTGAGAAAGTGGGCGTGTTTGTGGACTATGAGGCGGGGCTTGTCTCTTTCTATGATGTAGAGGACAGATTCCACATCTATTCATTTGTTGGCAACACTTTCACAGAAAAGCTCTATCCTTTCTTTAGTCCGGGTGTTGCTGATAGTGGTAAAAACATGTCTCCACTTATTCTTACTCCGGTCAGACAGACCAAATAA